In Kineococcus endophyticus, a single window of DNA contains:
- a CDS encoding cell wall-binding repeat-containing protein codes for MRLVRRSTLSALAATALLSTVCAGAAQAATPVPKVGTPFPYVGLVRAAGADRYETAAVIAQGSFQPSSGSTVFIASGEAPADALTAGPAAASLDAPLLLTRAGDLPAATATELARLKPATVYVVGGTDRVSDTVLTAIGTAAPGSTVTRIAGSSRYETAVDVAEKFFPNPEGVVVTRGDTFPDALSGGAAAASAGVPVMITEPTSIPAPVAQWMSQHTFASSLVVGSSTSVSDAIAATVASRTSDPADATRVGGADRYETSAAVATAVFPDASTVVIATGDNFPDALAGVPAAAVNAAPMLLLPKDCTPASLATYVQGNTNISGEIILGGPTSVTAEALTTNC; via the coding sequence ATGCGCCTGGTCCGCCGCTCGACCCTGTCCGCCCTCGCCGCCACCGCCCTGCTCTCGACCGTCTGCGCCGGAGCCGCTCAGGCGGCCACCCCCGTCCCGAAGGTCGGCACTCCCTTCCCCTACGTCGGCCTCGTCCGTGCGGCCGGCGCCGACCGCTACGAGACGGCCGCCGTCATCGCCCAGGGTTCCTTCCAGCCCTCCAGCGGCAGCACGGTGTTCATCGCCAGCGGCGAGGCGCCCGCCGACGCCCTGACGGCCGGGCCCGCCGCGGCCTCGCTCGACGCCCCGCTGCTCCTGACCCGCGCCGGGGACCTGCCCGCGGCGACGGCCACGGAACTGGCCCGCCTCAAGCCGGCCACCGTCTACGTCGTGGGCGGCACCGACCGCGTCTCGGACACCGTGCTCACCGCGATCGGCACGGCCGCACCGGGTTCGACGGTCACGCGCATCGCCGGGTCGTCCCGCTACGAGACGGCCGTCGACGTGGCGGAGAAGTTCTTCCCGAACCCCGAGGGCGTCGTCGTCACCCGCGGGGACACGTTCCCCGACGCCCTCTCCGGTGGTGCCGCCGCCGCGTCGGCCGGGGTTCCTGTGATGATCACCGAACCGACCTCGATCCCGGCGCCCGTCGCGCAGTGGATGTCCCAGCACACGTTCGCCTCGAGCCTCGTCGTGGGCAGCTCGACGTCCGTCAGCGACGCCATCGCCGCGACCGTCGCGAGCCGCACGAGCGACCCGGCCGACGCCACCCGGGTCGGCGGGGCGGACCGCTACGAGACGTCGGCCGCCGTCGCGACCGCGGTGTTCCCCGACGCCTCGACCGTCGTCATCGCGACGGGCGACAACTTCCCCGACGCCCTCGCCGGTGTCCCCGCCGCCGCCGTCAACGCGGCCCCGATGCTGCTGCTGCCCAAGGACTGCACCCCGGCCTCCCTGGCGACCTACGTGCAGGGCAACACGAACATCTCCGGGGAGATCATCCTCGGCGGTCCCACCTCGGTGACGGCGGAGGCGCTCACCACGAACTGCTGA
- a CDS encoding dihydroxyacetone kinase family protein, whose product MTKIFGDPAAFVDESVAGFVDLYSHYVQPVPHGVIRSTATPEGKVAVIAGGGSGHYPAFAGYVGPGLADGAVCGNVFASPSTRWVYDVAKAAHRGGGVVLGFGNYAGDILNFGLAAERLRAEGIRAELLVVTDDVASEGQGANGQRRGIAGDVIAFKIAGAAAEAGYDFDDVVRAARHANDLTRSMGIAFAGCTLPGESEPLFTVTPGHMGVGLGIHGEPGISEEPIGTPTEIADLLVDKVLAGKPDGAPEGGKIAVLVNGLGSTKYEELFLLYVPIATRLRAAGYEIVAPQVGELVTSLDMAGCSLTVTWLDSELETLWTAPAQCPALSVGATIETTPAPTYEAPQDEVADYSGTPAEAAQAGQQIAGLIEAVRDVLKDAEAELGRIDAIAGDGDHGTGMVNGSVAAAQAARQAADAGAGAGSTLSAAGGAWADRAGGTSGVIWGVLLHAFAEQLGDEGKPTPEQVAAGASASVEAVQRLAGARVGNKTMLDAQVPVAQTLAERIGAGEDLKSAFTTAAQAATQAAEATKDLRPQIGRARPLAERSLGHPDAGAVSLALVTRTVADEL is encoded by the coding sequence ATGACCAAGATCTTCGGCGACCCGGCAGCGTTCGTCGACGAGTCCGTCGCCGGTTTCGTGGACCTGTACTCCCACTACGTCCAGCCCGTCCCGCACGGGGTGATCCGCTCCACCGCCACCCCCGAGGGCAAGGTCGCCGTCATCGCCGGCGGCGGCTCGGGCCACTACCCCGCCTTCGCCGGCTACGTCGGCCCGGGACTTGCCGACGGCGCCGTGTGCGGCAACGTCTTCGCCTCCCCCTCCACCCGCTGGGTCTACGACGTCGCCAAGGCCGCCCACCGCGGCGGCGGCGTCGTCCTGGGGTTCGGCAACTACGCCGGGGACATCCTCAACTTCGGCCTGGCCGCCGAACGCCTGCGCGCCGAAGGCATCCGCGCCGAACTGCTCGTCGTCACCGACGACGTCGCCAGTGAGGGCCAGGGAGCCAACGGCCAGCGCCGCGGCATCGCCGGCGACGTCATCGCCTTCAAGATCGCCGGCGCCGCCGCCGAAGCCGGGTACGACTTCGACGACGTCGTGCGCGCCGCCCGCCACGCCAACGACCTCACCCGCTCCATGGGCATCGCCTTCGCCGGCTGCACCCTGCCCGGGGAGAGCGAACCCCTGTTCACCGTCACCCCCGGCCACATGGGCGTCGGTCTGGGCATCCACGGCGAGCCCGGCATCTCCGAGGAACCCATCGGCACCCCCACCGAGATCGCCGACCTGCTGGTGGACAAGGTCCTGGCCGGCAAGCCCGACGGTGCCCCCGAGGGCGGGAAGATCGCGGTCCTGGTCAACGGTCTGGGCTCGACGAAGTACGAGGAGCTGTTCCTGCTCTACGTGCCGATCGCCACGCGCCTGCGCGCGGCCGGGTACGAGATCGTCGCCCCCCAGGTCGGGGAGCTGGTCACCTCCCTGGACATGGCCGGCTGCTCCCTGACCGTCACCTGGCTGGACTCCGAGCTGGAGACGTTGTGGACGGCGCCGGCCCAGTGCCCGGCCCTGTCCGTGGGCGCCACGATCGAGACGACCCCGGCCCCCACCTACGAGGCTCCGCAGGACGAGGTCGCCGACTACTCCGGCACCCCGGCCGAGGCCGCGCAGGCCGGGCAGCAGATCGCCGGACTCATCGAGGCCGTCCGCGACGTGCTCAAGGACGCCGAGGCCGAACTGGGCCGCATCGACGCGATCGCCGGGGACGGTGACCACGGCACCGGGATGGTCAACGGGTCCGTGGCCGCCGCTCAGGCCGCCCGTCAGGCCGCCGACGCCGGCGCCGGGGCGGGCTCGACGTTGTCGGCGGCCGGGGGCGCGTGGGCCGACCGGGCCGGTGGGACGTCGGGGGTGATCTGGGGGGTGCTGCTGCACGCCTTCGCCGAGCAGCTGGGCGATGAGGGCAAGCCCACGCCTGAGCAGGTCGCCGCTGGGGCGAGCGCGTCGGTGGAGGCCGTCCAGCGCCTGGCCGGGGCGCGGGTGGGGAACAAGACGATGCTGGACGCGCAGGTCCCCGTCGCGCAGACCCTCGCGGAGCGGATCGGGGCCGGGGAGGACCTGAAGAGCGCGTTCACCACCGCCGCGCAGGCCGCGACGCAGGCCGCTGAGGCGACCAAGGACCTGCGTCCGCAGATCGGGCGGGCCCGGCCGCTGGCCGAACGATCCCTGGGCCACCCCGACGCCGGCGCCGTGTCGCTGGCGCTGGTGACCCGCACCGTCGCCGACGAGCTCTGA